Proteins encoded by one window of Papio anubis isolate 15944 chromosome 7, Panubis1.0, whole genome shotgun sequence:
- the BAG5 gene encoding BAG family molecular chaperone regulator 5 isoform X1: MDMGNQHPSISRLQEIQKEVKSVEQQVVGFSGLSDDKNYKKLERILTKQLFEIDSVDTEGKGDIQQARKRAAQETERLLKELEQNANHPHRIEIQNIFEEAQSLVREKIVPFYNGGNCVTDEFEEGIQDIILRLTHVKTGGKISLRKARYHTLTKICAVQEIIEDCMKKQPSLPLSEDAHPSVAKINFVMCEVNKARGVLIALLMGVNNSETCRHLSCVLSGLIADLDALDVCGRTEIRNYRREVVEDINKLLKYLDLEEEADTTKAFDLRQNHSILKIEKVLTRMREIKNELLQAQNPPELYLSSKTELQGLIGQLDEVSLEKNPCIREARRRAVIEVQTLITYIDLKEALEKRKLFACEEHPSHKAVWDVLGNLSEIQGEVLSFDGNRTDKNYIRLEELLTKQLLALDAVDPQGEEKCKAARKQAVKLAQNILSYLDLKSDEWEY, translated from the coding sequence ATGGATATGGGAAACCAACATCCTTCTATTAGTAGGCTTCAGGAAATCCAAAAGGAAGTAAAAAGTGTAGAACAGCAAGTTGTCGGCTTCAGTGGTCTGTCAGATGACAAGAATTACAAGAAACTGGAGAGGATTCTAACAAAACAACTTTTTGAAATAGACTCTGTAGATACTGAAGGAAAAGGAGATATTCAGCAAGCTAGGAAGAGGGCAGCACAGGAGACAGAACGTCTTCTCAAAGAGTTGGAGCAGAATGCAAACCACCCACACCGGATTGAAATACAGAACATTTTTGAGGAAGCCCAGTCCCTCGTTAGAGAGAAAATTGTGCCATTTTATAATGGAGGCAACTGCGTAACTGACGAGTTTGAAGAAGGCATCCAGGATATCATTCTGAGGCTGACACATGTTAAAACTGGAGGAAAAATCTCCTTGCGGAAAGCAAGGTATCACACTTTAACCAAAATCTGTGCGGTGCAAGAGATTATCGAAGACTGCATGAAAAAGCAGCCTTCCCTGCCGCTTTCCGAGGATGCACATCCTTCCGTGGCCAAAAtcaactttgtgatgtgtgaggtGAACAAGGCCCGAGGGGTCCTGATTGCACTTCTGATGGGCGTGAACAACAGTGAGACCTGCAGGCACTTATCCTGTGTGCTCTCAGGGCTGATCGCTGACCTAGATGCTCTAGATGTGTGCGGCCGGACAGAAATCAGAAATTATCGGAGGGAGGTAGTAGAAGATATCAACAAATTATTGAAGTATCTGGATTTGGAAGAGGAAGCAGACACGACTAAAGCATTTGACCTGAGACAGaatcattccattttaaaaatagaaaaggtcCTCACgagaatgagagaaataaaaaatgaacttctCCAAGCACAAAACCCTCCTGAATTGTACCTGAGCTCCAAAACAGAATTGCAGGGTTTAATTGGACAGTTGGATGAGGTAAGTCTTGAAAAAAACCCCTGCATCCGGGAAGCCAGGAGAAGAGCAGTGATCGAGGTGCAAACTCTGATCACGTATATTGACTTGAAGGAGGCCCTTGAGAAAAGAAAGCTGTTTGCTTGTGAGGAGCACCCATCCCATAAAGCCGTGTGGGACGTCCTTGGAAACTTGTCCGAGATCCAGGGAGAAGTTCTTTCATTTGATGGAAATCGAACCGATAAGAACTACATCCGGCTGGAAGAGCTGCTCACCAAGCAGCTGCTAGCCCTGGATGCTGTTGATCCGCAGGGAGAAGAGAAGTGTAAGGCTGCCAGGAAACAGGCTGTGAAGCTTGCCCAGAATATTCTCAGCTATCTCGACCTGAAATCCGATGAATGGGAGTACTAA
- the BAG5 gene encoding BAG family molecular chaperone regulator 5 isoform X3, translated as MAPRPLAPAANGSIATAREAALRQGREARGRAAVRPTVRFPRGTTGYGSSGRRGLTRAAAPWSLSLQVALLRRWRWAWRCRRLGADAGGGVPGFRGVRPGAWAGWPGRRPELRKSWKRRRRIARWRGRDRKNRLLCCVPALA; from the exons ATGGCCCCACGCCCCCTGGCTCCCGCGGCGAACGGCAGCATTGCGACGGCGCGAGAGGCCGCTTTACGGCAGGGTCGCGAAGCCCGAGGGAGGGCGGCGGTGCGGCCGACCGTGCGCTTTCCCCGCGGTACGACGGGCTACGGGAGCAGCGGGCGGCGCGGGCTGACCCGGGCGGCCGCTCCTTGGTCGCTGTCACTCCAGGTTGCCTTGCTGCGCCGCTGGCGGTGGGCTTGGCGCTGTCGGCGGCTAGGCGCGGACGCCGGAGGAGGTGTCCCCGGGTTTAGGGGTGTTCGGCCAGGGGCGTGGGCTGGCTGGCCCGGGCGACGGCCGGAGCTGCGGAAGTCGTGGAAGCGTCGGCGACGCATCGCGCGATGGCGCGGGCGGGACAG AAAGAACCGGCTTCTGTGCTGTGTCCCAGCTCTGGCATGA
- the BAG5 gene encoding BAG family molecular chaperone regulator 5 isoform X2 has translation MMRFHWLPTLSEPFDRNQELETCIRRLWTLSGSACETEHNKSMDMGNQHPSISRLQEIQKEVKSVEQQVVGFSGLSDDKNYKKLERILTKQLFEIDSVDTEGKGDIQQARKRAAQETERLLKELEQNANHPHRIEIQNIFEEAQSLVREKIVPFYNGGNCVTDEFEEGIQDIILRLTHVKTGGKISLRKARYHTLTKICAVQEIIEDCMKKQPSLPLSEDAHPSVAKINFVMCEVNKARGVLIALLMGVNNSETCRHLSCVLSGLIADLDALDVCGRTEIRNYRREVVEDINKLLKYLDLEEEADTTKAFDLRQNHSILKIEKVLTRMREIKNELLQAQNPPELYLSSKTELQGLIGQLDEVSLEKNPCIREARRRAVIEVQTLITYIDLKEALEKRKLFACEEHPSHKAVWDVLGNLSEIQGEVLSFDGNRTDKNYIRLEELLTKQLLALDAVDPQGEEKCKAARKQAVKLAQNILSYLDLKSDEWEY, from the exons ATGATGCGTTTCCATTGGTTACCCACCTTGAGCGAGCCGTTTGATAGAAACCAAGAGCTTGAAACGTGCATTAGGCGATTGTGGACTCTCAGTGGGAG TGCTTGTGAAACTGAACACAACAAAAGTATGGATATGGGAAACCAACATCCTTCTATTAGTAGGCTTCAGGAAATCCAAAAGGAAGTAAAAAGTGTAGAACAGCAAGTTGTCGGCTTCAGTGGTCTGTCAGATGACAAGAATTACAAGAAACTGGAGAGGATTCTAACAAAACAACTTTTTGAAATAGACTCTGTAGATACTGAAGGAAAAGGAGATATTCAGCAAGCTAGGAAGAGGGCAGCACAGGAGACAGAACGTCTTCTCAAAGAGTTGGAGCAGAATGCAAACCACCCACACCGGATTGAAATACAGAACATTTTTGAGGAAGCCCAGTCCCTCGTTAGAGAGAAAATTGTGCCATTTTATAATGGAGGCAACTGCGTAACTGACGAGTTTGAAGAAGGCATCCAGGATATCATTCTGAGGCTGACACATGTTAAAACTGGAGGAAAAATCTCCTTGCGGAAAGCAAGGTATCACACTTTAACCAAAATCTGTGCGGTGCAAGAGATTATCGAAGACTGCATGAAAAAGCAGCCTTCCCTGCCGCTTTCCGAGGATGCACATCCTTCCGTGGCCAAAAtcaactttgtgatgtgtgaggtGAACAAGGCCCGAGGGGTCCTGATTGCACTTCTGATGGGCGTGAACAACAGTGAGACCTGCAGGCACTTATCCTGTGTGCTCTCAGGGCTGATCGCTGACCTAGATGCTCTAGATGTGTGCGGCCGGACAGAAATCAGAAATTATCGGAGGGAGGTAGTAGAAGATATCAACAAATTATTGAAGTATCTGGATTTGGAAGAGGAAGCAGACACGACTAAAGCATTTGACCTGAGACAGaatcattccattttaaaaatagaaaaggtcCTCACgagaatgagagaaataaaaaatgaacttctCCAAGCACAAAACCCTCCTGAATTGTACCTGAGCTCCAAAACAGAATTGCAGGGTTTAATTGGACAGTTGGATGAGGTAAGTCTTGAAAAAAACCCCTGCATCCGGGAAGCCAGGAGAAGAGCAGTGATCGAGGTGCAAACTCTGATCACGTATATTGACTTGAAGGAGGCCCTTGAGAAAAGAAAGCTGTTTGCTTGTGAGGAGCACCCATCCCATAAAGCCGTGTGGGACGTCCTTGGAAACTTGTCCGAGATCCAGGGAGAAGTTCTTTCATTTGATGGAAATCGAACCGATAAGAACTACATCCGGCTGGAAGAGCTGCTCACCAAGCAGCTGCTAGCCCTGGATGCTGTTGATCCGCAGGGAGAAGAGAAGTGTAAGGCTGCCAGGAAACAGGCTGTGAAGCTTGCCCAGAATATTCTCAGCTATCTCGACCTGAAATCCGATGAATGGGAGTACTAA